A stretch of Plasmodium chabaudi chabaudi strain AS genome assembly, chromosome: 14 DNA encodes these proteins:
- a CDS encoding drug/metabolite transporter DMT1, putative codes for MKYMNIDLFSKCHQNEEGARAVLVVINLMLMFSMFLYGINYILMKYYLMINGSVYVFTTLRTLLTLPFLFYIYLSKKSEPKKKKLLHNVNEMYNERIGNNYNADINSSKKKTNNNIKVSDNKKGKTNKNSSNQKNEENNEVVLNLENSDSCCFSKITNNDEKLIPRSAYIPLIILSVASAIRQLIVIIALQYTDSHNAAIIQPTIPIFTALMSYYLRIEKLNFMSFLAILLSFIGLGITVEIWNLKSFDFGFLLLLTVPFTKGLQVIYINVAAKYVSNDIIQFCQMAMLLVISLPYGILGEMFVNNNYNIIKEMYNLTRHQFICIVYSAIALIYISWKIQIVALNYLTPVTVSLYQSLQPVFTFVLARIFLNEIINYNKYIGTVFIIISLIIYQRGYETCEKV; via the coding sequence atgaaatatatgaatatagaTTTGTTTTCTAAATGCCATCAAAATGAAGAAGGTGCAAGGGCGGTATTAGttgttattaatttaatgcTTATGTTTtctatgtttttatatggcataaattatatactaatgaaatattatctTATGATAAATGGATCAGTATATGTTTTTACGACATTAAGAACATTACTTACGTTaccatttttgttttatatatacttgtCTAAAAAGTCGGagccaaaaaaaaaaaaattattacacaATGTTAATGAAATGTATAATGAAAGAATaggaaataattataatgcaGATATTAATAgcagtaaaaaaaaaacaaataataatataaaagttagcgataataaaaagggaaaaacaaataaaaattcaagtaaccaaaaaaacgaagaaaataatgaagtagtattaaatttagaaaattcCGATTCTTGTTGTTTTAGTAAAATTACAAACAATGATGAAAAGTTAATACCAAGATCAGCTTATATTccattaattatattatcagtAGCAAGTGCCATAAGACAACTTATTGTCATAATTGCTTTACAATATACGGATTCACATAATGCTGCTATTATTCAACCAACTATACCTATATTTACAGCTTTGATgtcttattatttaagaATAGAAAAACTTAATTTTATGTCATTTTTagctatattattatcgtTTATTGGTTTAGGTATAACAGTTGAAATTTGGAATTTAAAGTCGTTTGATTTtggatttttattattattaacagTACCATTTACAAAAGGCTTAcaagtaatatatataaatgttgcTGCGAAATATGTAAGCAATGatataatacaattttgtCAAATGGCTATGTTATTAGTAATTTCTTTGCCATATGGTATATTAGGAGAAATgtttgttaataataattataacattataaaagaaatgtaTAATTTAACTAGACATCAATTCATATGTATTGTATATTCAGCTATTGctcttatatatattagttggaaaattcaaatagtagctttaaattatttaactCCAGTAACTGTTTCGTTATATCAATCCCTTCAACCAGTTTTTACTTTTGTCTTAGCcagaatatttttgaatgaaataataaattataataaatatattggaacagtttttatcattatatcCTTGATAATTTATCAGCGCGGTTACGAAACATGTGAAAAAGTATGA
- a CDS encoding FAD-dependent monooxygenase, putative, translating to MKVRRTYALVVGGGPTGITTSLYFQKYGIPHILVEKDKYIDKIPKAHYYNNQTMEVWRGISHLDKCIANETEDLKLWKTFQYGLSIKKDQKICSYNNFFNKYIYNRGRKNGYTDTYYEDISPSKVAHLSQYKLLGILYTYYLNYIKCDNNKKKDFLKKIKLKLSTHRLFKNIFSTPDLCNLSQDHINNSSITENEKCYNNFFDYDPSEILIGYKFVNFMNTSELNEIKEGGNKMETDQSYDDNYEHDKTNKQNFIMTCVKNLYNNEEEIIFSNYVFVSEGGKSEIKTKLNINDENKKDYMKFVNIHFSSIYLSKLVRYNPSMLYFIFNKYIGVLVCHNYKHGDFVLHIPYIIQKELEIYSNKTKCLDIINTLVGFQLNDIHIYNIYKWTMHSSIASTFVDKKSKRIILLGDSAHKLPPSGGFGLNLGVGDALNITWKLIRIFKFEKDLFFENIKNLNISQVEKSDYKSYLKNEINKNNDFYNLLDKYKKDKIDNYIDSYNVERKLVAYYTIFHAVKNYEKGNNISSILGYNHSLVANIIKKISNHFIQNSFLFYSLINNIKVILHFINTLPYVFEYKQIKSENCSKQRGSILNLLYPGIDACYSYINTMNPLDEKKINNWNNEERIQKRETYENFDNSDILGRVQKNEAPSMHRDETNQYNSQTDSKMNVNNTSDENNENSNEKNTIFNVLKKENNKVGTEYNKFNDGENCDEPFLNSQIFEKKKDTIPRLKVCENIYEYKISSINGAKIPHFNLYTFGCNNIYKISTIDLPVFNNPFLSFLVIVFDNTFLNNLIDDLFFHKINKDKFSFCFWDSDVVVYQNEENKQFEFVEESNFKKLDNNIYDNKININNNLFSRNNNEHILGNISKVKYKEISPKGYNINYVFSAKIIQEMFLNVLQLKSKNSYVIVRPDKHIISASSDNLLDKLIQINKLYI from the coding sequence ATGAAAGTGAGAAGAACTTATGCTTTAGTTGTAGGAGGGGGGCCTACTGGAATAACAACAAGTttgtattttcaaaaatatggaataCCTCATATATTAGTTGAGAaggataaatatattgataaaatacCCAAGGcacattattataataatcaaaCAATGGAAGTATGGAGAGGGATATCTCATTTAGATAAATGTATTGCAAATGAAACAGaagatttaaaattatggaAAACATTTCAATATGGTTtaagtattaaaaaagatcaaaaaatatgttcatataataatttttttaataaatatatatataatagggGAAGGAAAAATGGATATACTGATACATACTATGAAGATATAAGTCCATCGAAAGTTGCACATTTATctcaatataaattattaggtattttatacacatattatttgaattatataaaatgtgataataataaaaaaaaagattttttaaaaaaaataaaactaaaATTGTCTACACATAGActctttaaaaatattttttcaactcCTGATTTGTGTAACTTGTCCCAagatcatataaataattcgaGCATAacagaaaatgaaaaatgctataacaatttttttgacTATGATCCTTCTGAGATATTAATAGGATATAAgtttgtaaattttatgaatacaAGCGAATTAAATGAGATAAAGGAAGGAGGAAACAAAATGGAAACAGATCAAAGCTATGATGATAATTATGAGCATGACAAAAcgaataaacaaaattttataatgacatgtgttaaaaatttatacaataatgaagaagaaataatttttagtaATTATGTTTTTGTTTCTGAAGGAGGGAAAAGTGAAATTAAAACGAAATTAAAcataaatgatgaaaataaaaaagattatatgaaatttgtaaatatacattttagTTCTATTTATTTAAGTAAATTAGTAAGATATAATCCATctatgttatattttatatttaataaatatataggtGTTTTAGTATGccataattataaacatggagattttgttttacatataccatatataatacaaaaagaGTTAGAGATATATAGTAACAAAACGAAATGCTTAgacataataaatacattaGTTGGGTTTCAACTAAATGatatccatatatataatatttacaagTGGACTATGCACAGTTCAATTGCTTCTACATttgttgataaaaaaagtaaaagaaTTATCCTTTTAGGAGATTCTGCTCATAAATTACCTCCCTCAGGTGGGTTTGGATTAAACTTAGGGGTCGGAGATGcattaaatataacatgGAAACTTATcagaatttttaaattcgaaaaagatttattttttgaaaatattaaaaatttaaatatttctcaAGTAGAAAAAAGTGATTATAAaagttatttaaaaaatgaaataaacaaaaataatgatttttataatttattagataaatataaaaaagacaagattgataattatattgattCATATAATGTAGAAAGAAAATTAGTAGCATATTACACTATTTTTCATGCagttaaaaattatgaaaaaggtAATAACATATCAAGTATATTAGGATATAATCATAGTCTGGTtgcaaatattattaaaaaaatttctaaccattttattcaaaattcctttttattttattcgttaattaataatattaaggttattttacattttattaatacacTACCATATGTGTTTGAGTATAAACAAATCAAATCAGAAAATTGTTCTAAACAAAGAGGAAGTATATTAAACCTGTTATATCCTGGCATCGATGCATGTTATTCTTATATTAACACTATGAACCCTcttgatgaaaaaaagataaacaATTGGAATAATGAAGAGCGAATTCAAAAAAGGGAaacatatgaaaattttgataatagtGATATTTTGGGAAGAGTGCAAAAAAACGAGGCCCCAAGCATGCATAGAGACGAAACAAACCAATACAATTCTCAAACGGATAGCAAAATGAATGTCAATAACACAAGCGacgaaaataatgaaaattccAATGAAAAGAATAccatttttaatgttttaaaaaaggaaaacaaTAAAGTAGGTACAGAATATAACAAGTTTAATGATGGTGAAAATTGTGATGAgccttttttaaattctcaaatttttgaaaaaaaaaaagatactATACCAAGATTAAAGGTttgtgaaaatatatatgaatataaaataagtaGTATTAATGGTGCTAAAATTCCGCATTTTAATCTTTACACATTTGggtgtaataatatatataaaatatcaacAATCGATTTGCCTGTATTTAATAATCCATTCCTATCATTCTTAGTAATAGTGTTTGAtaacacatttttaaataatttgattgatgatcttttttttcataaaatcaataaagataaattttctttttgtttttggGATTCGGATGTTGTAGTATATCAAaacgaagaaaataaacaattcGAATTTGTAGAAGAATcgaattttaaaaagttggataataatatatatgataacaaaataaatatcaataataatttattttcaagaaataataatgaacatattttaggaaatatttcaaaagttaaatataaagaaatatctCCAAAAGGTtacaatattaattatgtattttctgcaaaaataatacaagaaatgtttttaaatgtCCTTCAattaaaatcaaaaaattctTATGTAATTGTCAGACCTGACAAGCATATCATATCAGCTTCAAGCGATAATTTATTGGACAAGCTAatccaaataaataagcTGTACATTTAG
- a CDS encoding importin subunit beta, putative: protein MELNNISQILYGTVDPNIDVRTEAENKLKQAKETNIVQYINQLSNEFCKAQNDPYLRQIAGLLIKNAFVSKDNYESDEKARIWLNFPENIKNDLKSSLLNLLDQQGEKIVIGTACQIISIITKIELSYNKSSELLHKLVNNIIEKNAYTKKSSTICLAYLTEDIADICNESKTKYVFTQPDLDLILTAIINSLCEPAEEAIHCANMKVLYNLMSFIDHNFKTQVERDIIMKTVIDGCKDNDRLTVQVAAYECLINIVSYFYSYLDAYMYAIGPLTWEAIESDNERIAISAIEFWNTVCEEETFIDQYELDEGKKNHNIVKQAMVFLLPKIFNAMITQESEDIDIDAWTLSMASATFLALSAQLLKNDIVEPVIAFVEENFIHEDWRRRDAAVLAYGSIMEGPDTEKLKPLVEESVGQLSEVLRDPSVSVRDTAAWTIGKITQYHSEIIYNVLGNYNDNNSLYGILLERLNDYPRVAANVCWVFNQLAVNKRSTYNKLENTYTTDLDDSFCVLCKKLIDVTSREDADTRNLREAAFNALNVVILNVSDNCLKYMIELLSHMMYLLTNTYLNPLTEEVKSIQGYYCGTMQFIINRLGAQCKPFLKPIYLCIFRLFEIRNDICEDALLACSAIINVMGNDFREHLKTFLNVIFKGLKNVSETSTCKICIEMISDICIPWTCDMEKEMENILECLWEALRSFGVHDSIKISILTVLGDIATALNKSFSKYLNFFANILLETSKITIASGSPENDDWVSYVFELRDAILLTYSNIIYALIDGNEINKLKMYIPNILDFIELILIKEINHFNAQNFQNSVSLLGDLVHAYGYELIENSKLTDLIISVYGKIDILSSQRDEKCESCVSKIKWLKKICNARLGQK from the coding sequence atggaaTTAAATAACATCTCTCAGATTTTGTATGGTACAGTTGATCCAAATATAGATGTAAGAACAGAAgcagaaaataaattaaaacaagCAAAAGAAACTAATATTGTccaatatataaatcaatTATCTAATGAATTTTGTAAAGCTCAAAATGATCCATATCTTAGGCAGATAGCAGGTttacttataaaaaatgcatttgTGTCTAAAGATAATTATGAAAGTGACGAAAAGGCAAGAATATGGTTAAATTTTccagaaaatataaaaaacgatttaaaaagttcattattaaatttattggATCAACAAGgtgaaaaaattgttataggTACTGCTTGTCAAATAATATCTATCATAACTAAAATTGAgttatcatataataaatcttccgaattattacataagctagttaataatataattgaaaaaaatgcatatactAAAAAATCATCAACAATATGCTTAGCATATTTAACTGAAGATATAGCAGATATATGTAATGAaagtaaaacaaaatatgtatttacaCAACCTGATTTAgatttaatattaacagcaataataaattcCCTTTGTGAACCTGCAGAAGAAGCAATACATTGTGCAAATATGaaagtattatataatttaatgtCATTTATTGATCATAATTTCAAAACACAAGTCGAACGagatattattatgaaaacaGTTATTGATGGATGTAAAGATAACGACAGGTTAACAGTTCAAGTAGCTGCTTATGAatgtttaataaatatagtaagttatttttattcctatttagatgcatatatgtatgcaatAGGACCATTGACATGGGAAGCAATCGAATCAGATAATGAAAGAATAGCTATAAGTGCTATCGAATTTTGGAATACAGTTTGTGAAGAAGAAACTTTTATTGATCAATATGAATTAGatgaaggaaaaaaaaatcataatatAGTTAAACAAGCAAtggtttttttattacctaaaatatttaatgcTATGATTACACAAGAGAGTGAAGATATAGATATAGATGCATGGACATTATCTATGGCTTCAGCTACATTTTTAGCATTAAGTGcacaattattaaaaaatgatatagtAGAACCTGTTATAGCATTTGTTgaagaaaattttatacatGAAGATTGGAGACGAAGAGATGCAGCAGTACTAGCTTATGGTTCTATTATGGAAGGACCAGATactgaaaaattaaagccACTTGTTGAAGAATCTGTTGGTCAATTATCTGAAGTTTTAAGAGACCCATCTGTTTCTGTTCGTGATACAGCAGCATGGACAATCGGAAAAATAACCCAATATCATTCtgaaattatttacaatGTCTTAggaaattataatgataataattcattatatgGTATATTATTAGAAAGATTGAACGACTATCCAAGAGTGGCAGCTAATGTTTGTTGGGTATTTAACCAGCTAGCTGTTAATAAAAGGagtacatataataaattagaaaatacatatacaaCTGATTTAGATGATTCATTTTGTGTTttgtgtaaaaaattaatagatGTTACATCTAGAGAAGATGCAGATACTAGAAATTTAAGAGAAGCAGCTTTTAATGCATTAAATGTAGTTATATTGAATGTATCAGATAattgtttaaaatatatgatcgaattattatcacatatgatgtatttattaacaaacACTTACTTAAACCCATTAACAGAAGAAGTGAAATCAATACAAGGATATTATTGTGGAACTAtgcaatttattattaacagATTAGGTGCTCAATGTAAGCCTTTTCTTAAgcctatatatttatgcatatttagaTTATTTGAAATTCGAAATGATATTTGTGAAGATGCATTATTAGCATGTAGTGCAATTATAAATGTAATGGGAAATGATTTCCGAGAGCATCttaaaacttttttaaatgttatatttaaaggcttaaaaaatgtatcaGAAACCTCAACATGCAAAATATGTATCGAAATGATATCTGATATATGTATACCTTGGACATGTGATATGGAAAaagaaatggaaaatatattagaaTGTTTATGGGAAGCTTTAAGATCATTTGGGGTTCATGATTCCATAAAAATTAGTATATTAACTGTATTAGGAGATATAGCAACAGCATTAAATAAAAGCTTTTCAaagtatttaaatttttttgcaaatatattattagagACATCAAAAATTACAATCGCTTCAGGATCAcctgaaaatgatgattgGGTTAGTTATGTTTTTGAATTAAGAGAtgcaatattattaacatataGTAACATCATTTATGCATTAATTGAtggaaatgaaataaataaattaaaaatgtatataccTAACATATTAGATTTTAttgaattaatattaataaaagaaattaatCATTTCAATGCccaaaattttcaaaactCCGTATCACTATTAGGAGATTTAGTTCATGCCTATGGTTATGAATTAATAGAAAATTCTAAATTAACAgatttaattatatctgtatatggaaaaattgatatattatCTAGCCAAAGAGATGAAAAATGTGAATCATGTGTTTCTAAAATCAAATGGCTtaagaaaatatgtaatGCTAGACTCGGTCAAAAGTag
- a CDS encoding cation diffusion facilitator family protein, putative — protein MDKPLVGNGGGLNFVERVSHMYDDSQKKVTKKLIIASIICVIFMIIEIIAGIVSNSLSLMTDASHLFCDLLSFALNLFSIYVSTFEGNLDMSFGYHRAEIIGALFSIFFIWALSAYILYSATFRLFQVEQVDGYIMFVTAFVSTLANIFIAFVLKVHSHGFEFIGNKSCNHNHNHGHSHHPHTNGWKSDSKNSKFININNISLEEGEKYNNDISISRINTSNCGYVAFDQYEHGDNTDPNCSKQKNKNIGNDEDVEPPNDFKIGINEYLNDKEKLNSDIYNNDKKSKKKKKNNKSNNNYDDQKDDIENMNSHILPNDNDEEHILFDSLNNNLVGEKLNHNHIHDDHHTHDHSGKHKHNHSELNSISLKSAYLHAISDLLQNIGVMIASLIIWYNPKYSITDPICSIIFCFIVFSTTLSVIKEILNVLMEGTPVSINLIDIKNDILKIPGVIDVHDLHVWSLSIGKPALACHIVAHKQYSHTVLHNATVLCQKKYKILHTTVQTDYPSNITNCETQAHLKCSNLKTEKPK, from the coding sequence atggacaAGCCTCTAGTTGGAAATGGAGGGGGATTGAATTTTGTTGAGAGAGTATCACATATGTATGATGATAGCCAAAAGAAAGTAACGAAGAAATTAATTATAGCAAGTATTATATgtgttatatttatgattaTCGAAATTATTGCAGGAATAGTATCAAACTCTCTATCATTGATGACAGACGCATCGCATTTGTTTTGTGACTTATTATCTTTTGCattgaatttattttcaatttatgTTTCTACTTTTGAGGGAAATTTAGATATGTCTTTTGGATATCACAGAGCAGAAATCATAGGAGCTTtgttttccatattttttatttgggcATTATCtgcttatattttgtatagtGCAACTTTTCGATTATTTCAAGTTGAACAAGTTGATggatatattatgtttGTTACTGCTTTTGTAAGTACACtagcaaatatatttattgcttttgttttaaaagtaCATTCACATGGTTTCGAATTTATCGGAAACAAAAGTTGTAATCACAATCATAACCATGGTCATAGTCATCACCCCCACACAAACGGATGGAAAAGCGATTCAAAAAATagcaaatttataaatataaataatatttcattggAAGAAggtgaaaaatataataatgatatttcAATAAGTAGAATTAATACTAGCAATTGCGGGTATGTTGCCTTTGATCAATATGAACATGGTGATAATACTGATCCAAATTGTtcgaaacaaaaaaataaaaatattggaaATGATGAAGATGTAGAACCACCTAATGATTTTAAAATCGGAATAAATGAATActtaaatgataaagaaaaattaaattcagatatctataataatgataaaaaatcaaaaaaaaaaaaaaaaaataataaatcaaacaataattatgatgaCCAAAAAGAcgatatagaaaatatgaattcacatatattacctaatgataatgatgaagaacatatattatttgattcattgaataataatttagtaggagaaaaattaaaccATAACCACATTCATGATGATCATCACACTCATGATCATAGTGGAAAACATAAACATAATCATAGTGAATTAAATAGTATAAGTTTAAAATCAGCTTATCTTCATGCTATTAGTGATTTACTTCAAAATATAGGAGTAATGATAGCCTCTTTAATTATTTGGTATAATCCTAAATATTCAATTACAGATCCAATATGTtcgattattttttgttttattgtattttctACAACATTATCAGTgattaaagaaatattaaatgtaTTAATGGAGGGAACACCTGTAagtattaatttaattgatataaaaaatgatatattaaaaattccAGGGGTTATTGATGTTCATGATTTACATGTATGGTCTTTATCCATAGGAAAACCAGCACTAGCTTGCCATATCGTTGCACATAAACAATATTCACACACTGTTTTACACAATGCTACTGTACTTTGtcaaaagaaatataaaattcttCATACTACTGTTCAAACTGATTATCCATCAAATATCACAAATTGTGAAACACAAGCTCATCTTAAATGCtctaatttaaaaacagAAAAACCCAAATAG
- a CDS encoding heptatricopeptide repeat and RAP domain-containing protein, putative produces the protein MCICISNYAINITKISKAFLNGKKYIRTGKFNDLVCKKKVLSESIENRLNEVNKKDVNQVKILKLFSIDEIKSGIPRRHTKRQKGGVRENGENRESSPLSSINNPADDCTNVTNVWGYKNKILLKKNDNTQNSVKRSNFIEDQNDSNITNECNSIDSKKRNNKKSYNQCVMPNKLFRKKYICIENSIKLVDSYINKKYHIEVKKRDNNKNGKTNNDGNYNNVFNYSEERSIQLLDEIKERENFQNKDQHNDKKNNNNNELQISSVDYENKNRIIKKIYKASINHVRDENLWKKYVQNVFTISAYLDASEIVILFWCFSKIGYRDNRLINLLSSIILKKINELSCCALSLLLNSYKKLEIKKYDTIELLTNQFCFHVSSWKFQDIALVANSLAFFYIYHKNFWKKCILKLQQNYSFTHPLHLCLVISSFARLEIREGTTLLCLCRSTKKLSNNFSPNNLALVIHSFAKLKFNHPKFYNYLYQFVHKYLDKQLLGKQQKEGVKNGEKDGNFENDGNFENFENDETTADSYIDEYPKLNKQNNLFDLQSLVLLLFSCTCLISCTEQMILKLTYLIIPNKDFLGNHKIDKLKYVSDYLQYFFPSTFEKFPEEIKNFYYYIDRYEIKNKKKLKYSARWITEVSRILTKINVNHLRNVYINNICADIMLPDSNIIIMCLGPYSYYVNSLLTTSISDLKKNILEKKKYNVITLNYHDWNKLNDYEEQINFLYSFGRNAANYLFLNTTKEIDRAEHAENVEHAENVEHAENGENGDNSERWKPEDGVKSDTYELCQEQENENNFSDEDNEIIDFIKNGICVNEEKENINSYDIDDIKKFLNNTPKNEK, from the coding sequence atgTGTATTTGTATCAGTAATTATGCTATTAacattacaaaaataagtaaagcatttttaaatggaaaaaaatatataagaacAGGCAAGTTTAATGATTTGgtgtgtaaaaaaaaggtGCTAAGTGAGAGTATTGAAAATAGACTAAACgaagtaaataaaaaggatgTCAATCAAgtcaaaattttaaagcTATTTAGCattgatgaaataaaaagtggAATACCGAGGAGGCACACCAAAAGGCAGAAGGGTGGTGTTCGTGAAAATGGTGAAAATCGTGAAAGCAGCCCACTAAGCAGTATTAACAACCCTGCTGATGATTGTACTAACGTAACAAACGTGTGGgggtataaaaataaaattcttttaaaaaaaaatgataacacACAAAATAGTGTAAAACGTTCAAACTTTATAGAAGATCAAAATGATAGTAATATTACCAACGAGTGTAATAGTATAGATTCGAAAAaacgaaataataaaaaaagctaTAATCAGTGTGTGATgccaaataaattatttagaaaaaaatatatatgtattgaAAATAGCATTAAACTTGTAGATAGCTATATTAATAAGAAGTATCACATAGAAGTGAAGAAGagagataataataaaaatggaaaaacaaataatgacgggaattataataatgtcTTTAATTATTCTGAAGAAAGATCTATACAACTTTTAGACGAGATTAAAGAAAGAGAGAATTTCCAAAACAAGGATCAacataatgataaaaaaaataataataataacgaATTACAAATAAGTTCTGTagattatgaaaataaaaatagaattataaaaaaaatatataaagcaTCAATTAATCATGTTAGAGATGAAAatttatggaaaaaatatgttcaGAATGTTTTTACTATATCTGCATATTTAGATGCAAGTGAAATagtaattttattttggtgCTTTAGTAAAATTGGGTATCGAGATAATagattaataaatttattaagttctattattttaaaaaaaataaatgaattaagTTGTTGTGCATTATcacttttattaaatagttataaaaaattagaaataaaaaaatatgatactatagaattattaacaaatcaattttgttttcatgTATCGAGTTGGAAATTTCAAGATATAGCCTTAGTAGCAAATTCGttagcatttttttatatatatcataaaaatttttggaaaaaatgtatattaaaattacaGCAAAATTATAGCTTTACACATCCATTACATTTGTGTTTAGttatttcttcttttgCTAGACTTGAGATTAGAGAAGGTACTAcattattatgtttatgtCGTTCTACAAAAAAactttcaaataatttctCTCCGAATAATTTAGCTTTAGTTATTCATTCTTTcgcaaaattaaaatttaatcatcccaaattttataattatctaTATCAGtttgttcataaatatttagacAAGCAATTATTAGGCAAGCAGCAAAAAGAGGGGGTCAAAAACGGCGAAAAAGATGGAAATTTTGAAAACGATGGAAATTTTGAAAACTTTGAAAACGACGAAACCACTGCTGACAGTTACATAGATGAATACcctaaattaaataaacaaaataatctGTTTGATTTGCAATCCCTCGTTTTGCTACTTTTTTCATGTACTTGCTTAATCTCATGTACTGAGCAAATGATCTTGAAACTTAcgtatttaataattccaAATAAAGATTTTTTAGGGAATCATAAAATAGATAAATTGAAATATGTAAGCGattatttacaatatttctttccttcaacatttgaaaaatttcctgaagaaatcaaaaatttttattattatattgatagatatgaaataaaaaataaaaagaaattaaaatatagtgCAAGATGGATAACTGAGGTATCAAgaattttaacaaaaataaatgttaaCCATTTAcgaaatgtatatataaataatatatgtgcaGATATAATGTTACCCGattcaaatataataattatgtgCTTAGGTCCTTATAGTTATTATGTAAATTCTTTGTTAACTACATCTATAtctgatttaaaaaaaaatattcttgaaaaaaaaaaatacaatgtAATTACTCTTAATTATCATGATTGGAACAAATTGAATGACTACGAAGAACAAATTAACTTTCTCTACAGCTTTGGCCGTAATGCTGCTAACTATTTGTTTTTGAATACGACCAAAGAGATAGACCGTGCTGAGCATGCTGAGAATGTTGAACATGCTGAGAATGTTGAACATGCTGAGAATGGTGAGAATGGCGACAATTCGGAACGTTGGAAACCTGAGGATGGTGTAAAAAGCGACACTTATGAACTGTGTCAAGAGCaggaaaatgaaaataactTTTCAGACGaagataatgaaataatcgattttataaaaaatggtatttgtgttaatgaagaaaaagagAATATAAACTCCTACGATATcgatgatataaaaaaatttttgaataataCTCCGaagaatgaaaaataa